A genomic segment from Gossypium hirsutum isolate 1008001.06 chromosome D04, Gossypium_hirsutum_v2.1, whole genome shotgun sequence encodes:
- the LOC121215962 gene encoding peamaclein — translation MKLLFLTLLLCSLLLCSSVFAPTMAQPRSPFCEGKCKGRCNKAAVWDRCFKYCGICCEECQCVPSGTYGNKHECPCYRDKVNNKGKPKCP, via the exons atgaagctCTTGTTTCTAACTTTGCTGCTTTGTTCTCTTCTTCTATGTTCTTCAGTTTTTGCACCAACAATGGCTCAGCCTCGTTCAC CTTTTTGTGAAGGGAAATGCAAAGGGAGGTGCAATAAAGCGGCGGTTTGGGATCGGTGCTTCAAATATTGCGGCATATGTTGCGAGGAGTGTCAATGCGTTCCGTCCGGTACTTACGGGAACAAACACGAGTGTCCTTGCTACAGAGATAAGGTGAACAACAAGGGCAAACCCAAATGCccttga
- the LOC121215963 gene encoding pumilio homolog 12, translating into MERNSYTQGLQIAFMGDPTEENQEFPFDGSSSTGFSNPNFSQGLQGHHDVRVFGFQQSSLDDRFSQLNLNDIENPTRIVGSDFGPAPIGLLHENSFNGRHVLRSLPSQNMVVDRSPNYSPSTFIEHNVFDFDTNTQRRTPPFERPYNLCDPMRSVNGFGSTMMRPSMHDHQHQPFYSPPPRQLPRENSSYYYIPPLRELKAGDICTVAKDRDRCLALQKKLDNEVLTRGEIDMIFMEVKDHLHELMVHRFANYLIQKLFKAINNEQRTQLLLLLIRSHQRFFQVCTNLYGSRTIQKFIEIINIQEQRCILLSALKPIAITLAKDSNGHHIFEPCLKKFSSAETMHLMDGIIQHCVDIAINKSGCCALQQCLTHANDEVSEHFLVRIVANALFLSEDKYGNYVVQFVLQMGLPWVTSMIIGQLQGSFVSLCFSKYGSNVVEKCMKESEEQLSARVIMEILNDPDYLKVFGHDYGNFVIQSALLASKGHANLGIHNAIHCLIRKHYSFLQSSPFGRRILSAASKCRRS; encoded by the exons ATGGAGCGTAACTCGTATACACAAGGTCTTCAAATTGCATTCATGGGGGATCCCACCGAGGAAAACCAAGAATTCCCCTTTGACGGTAGCTCTTCCACTGGTTtttcaaaccctaatttctccCAAGGGTTACAAGGCCATCATGATGTTCGTGTCTTTGGATTTCAACAGTCTTCACTCGATGATCGTTTCAGTCAATTGAATTTAAACGACATTGAAAACCCCACGAGGATTGTTGGGTCGGATTTCGGTCCAGCACCAATTGGGTTGCTTCATGAGAATAGCTTCAATGGCCGCCATGTATTAAGGTCTCTTCCAAGTCAAAACATGGTCGTCGACCGATCACCAAATTATTCTCCCAGTACTTTTATCGAACACAACGTGTTCGACTTCGACACCAACACGCAACGAAGGACTCCGCCTTTCGAACGACCTTACAACCTGTGCGATCCGATGCGGTCCGTCAATGGCTTCGGATCTACTATGATGCGACCATCAATGCATGATCATCAACACCAACCTTTTTATTCCCCTCCTCCTCGACAGCTTCCTCGAGAGAATTCGAGTTATTATTATATTCCGCCGTTGAGGGAGCTGAAAGCTGGGGATATTTGCACGGTGGCGAAAGATCGAGACAGGTGCCTTGCCTTGCAGAAGAAGCTGGATAATGAAGTATTAACGCGTGGGGAAATCGATATGATTTTCATGGAAGTGAAAGATCACTTGCATGAACTGATGGTTCATCGGTTCGCCAATTATCTCATTCAGAAATTATTCAAAGCCATCAACAATGAACAAAGGACCCAGCTTCTTCTCTTACTCATTAGGAGCCATCAAAGGTTCTTTCAAGTTTGCACCAATCTCTAcgg GAGTCGGACAATTCAAAAATTTATTGAGATAATCAACATCCAAGAACAAAGATGCATTCTTCTGTCAGCTTTGAAACCTATTGCTATTACCTTGGCAAAAGACAGCAATGGTCATCATATATTTGAACCATGCTTGAAAAAATTCTCGAGTGCAGAAACAATG CATCTTATGGATGGAATTATACAACATTGTGTGGACATTGCAATTAACAAAAGCGGCTGTTGTGCCTTGCAACAATGTTTGACCCATGCTAATGATGAAGTTAGTGAGCATTTCTTGGTTCGAATTGTGGCGAATGCCTTGTTCCTTTCCGAGGACAAATATGG GAACTATGTTGTACAATTTGTGCTTCAGATGGGATTACCTTGGGTTACATCAATGATAATAGGGCAGCTTCAAGGGAGCTTTGTGAGCCTTTGTTTTAGCAAGTATGGCAGCAATGTGGTTGAGAAATGTATGAAAGAATCAGAGGAACAACTCTCTGCAAGGGTTATCATGGAGATTCTAAATGATCCAGATTATTTAAAGGTCTTTGGGCATGACTATGGCAACTTTGTTATTCAATCAGCTTTGTTGGCTTCCAAG GGACATGCAAATTTAGGTATACACAATGCTATTCATTGTCTGATTCGAAAGCATTATTCATTTCTTCAAAGTTCTCCATTTGGGAGAAGGATTTTGAGTGCTGCATCAAAATGTCGCAgaagttga